A DNA window from Macadamia integrifolia cultivar HAES 741 chromosome 4, SCU_Mint_v3, whole genome shotgun sequence contains the following coding sequences:
- the LOC122075089 gene encoding zinc finger protein CONSTANS-LIKE 14-like: MAMERTNPKLGNTAERIPCDFCNEEIAVLYCRADTAKLCLFCDTHVHSANALSRKHLRSQICDNCSSEPASVCCSTDNLLLCQECDGDAHGSCSVSDSHERSPLEGFSGCPSPLELASIWGFDLDLYSDKRTRLPPDNHMVFPDWSSLDMIGFVDPSCYKSKSTATTTLQELVVPNCKSHMYPHVPCADVPQAMSKRQQNFSYGKHKQVIFKQLVELLRRGLPEDLRPGTPGRTTAQQENMEGIDLHTEADQAMDNNQSLRHQAPYTSMFLLPESMDLRVNDCLVEVNTLWDNPPEQSSQIWDFNLGRSRDHEASGPLDEGYGTSSEGFVIKSYSDLLKETPSETMKVLKDIYQFNCSTGHADATSESNNVSILRAASGSSKDGHFMEQPALTRVETMEAATANVDLELLAKNRGNAMLRYKEKKKMRRYDKHIRYESRKARADTRKRVKGRFVKATEAPDVEIKY; encoded by the exons ATGGCAATGGAGAGGACGAACCCCAAGTTAGGTAATACAGCCGAAAGGATCCCCTGCGATTTCTGCAACGAAGAAATCGCGGTCTTGTACTGTAGAGCTGATACTGCCAAGCTTTGTTTATTCTGCGATACGCATGTCCACTCCGCTAACGCTCTCTCTCGTAAACATCTCCGTTCTCAGATCTGCGATAATTGCAGTTCCGAGCCAGCATCCGTGTGTTGTTCCACCGACAATCTCCTGCTTTGCCAGGAGTGTGACGGGGACGCCCATGGTAGCTGCTCTGTCTCGGATTCACACGAGCGTAGTCCGCTGGAAGGATTCTCTGGCTGTCCATCGCCGCTGGAGCTCGCATCAATCTGGGGGTTCGATCTCGATCTCTACAGCGATAAGAGAACTCGGCTACCACCGGATAACCATATGGTTTTCCCCGATTGGTCGTCTCTGGATATGATTGGGTTTGTTGATCCATCGTGTTACAAATCGAAATCCACGGCAACCACTACTCTTCAGGAACTGGTGGTGCCCAATTGCAAGTCTCATATGTACCCTCATGTTCCCTGCGCCGATGTGCCCCAAGCCATGTCTAAGCGGCAGCAGAATTTCAGCTACGGGAAGCACAAGCAAGTTATTTTTAAGCAGTTGGTGGAATTGCTTCGGCGAGGCCTTCCTGAAGACTTGCGTCCAGGGACACCTGGTAGGACCACTGCGCAGCAGGAGAACATGGAAGGTATTGATTTGCATACAGAGGCTGACCAGGCTATGGACAACAACCAGTCCTTGCGTCACCAAGCACCGTACACTTCTATGTTCCTGCTTCCGGAGAGTATGGATCTAAGAGTGAACGATTGTCTGGTTGAAGTTAACACTCTTTGGGATAATCCTCCCGAACAGTCCAGCCAG ATTTGGGATTTTAATTTAGGAAGATCAAGGGATCATGAAGCATCTGGCCCTTTAGATGAAGGATATGGTACAAGCAGTGAAGGCTTTGTGATCAAGAGTTATAGTGACCTCCTTAAGGAAACCCCCTCAGAAACGATGAAAGTTCTTAAAGACATTTACCAGTTTAATTGCTCTACAGGACATGCGGATGCAACATCTGAAAGTAATAACGTATCTATTCTAAGGGCAGCCAGTGGCAGTTCTAAAGATGGCCATTTCATGGAACAACCTGCCCTAACTAGAGTTGAGACCATGGAAGCAGCAACGGCCAACGTTGACCTGGAGTTGCTGGCAAAGAACAGAGGCAATGCCATGTTACGTtacaaggagaaaaagaaaatgcgAAG ATATGATAAGCACATCCGGTATGAGTCGAGGAAAGCAAGGGCTGATACTCGGAAGAGAGTGAAGGGTCGGTTTGTCAAAGCTACTGAAGCTCCAGATGTTGAAATCAAGTATTGA
- the LOC122075805 gene encoding uncharacterized protein LOC122075805 isoform X1, with protein MGCTSSIPEIYAFGKRKKKLNIQEVVVFVPAMRVPVEVDLHRYFKGLYPGYLIERLSALRRQIVFIANDTAGSAVPQLKQVLEEYLPLLLGLTRKEREGFAEFRWTSLDDAGEDTCLGSSWFELLSVLHMMAILSLSEANLLLIPKGQMDALARNVSEDCKKDAIDLLLNASGYLEFCIRDILPHLHPDVKQRLSRDLQGNVLEAISVEALGQATEMQLGLAVESQKATLSVKRRLACEQMSYFAQAHNLLSGCDVTHGYGKKHLLFIKWKYIEGKAAAYYYHGLILDKGNEPSSHIGAVCCFLAAEELLTDSKKACLSFCLAAPVTRSPPVWGVMKHLHLKVPEVASRKYQMYGYLLDQEKALQTLPDLPDFPVSLRPDDYSLPEVDPAWDVERWELQAHTLKEHLKDCEFEMEPE; from the exons ATGGGATGCACTTCTTCCATCCCCGAGATCTACGCATtcgggaagaggaagaagaagctcaACATACAGGAAGTCGTCGTGTTCGTTCCTGCAATGCGGGTTCCTGTAGAGGTGGATCTCCACAGGTATTTTAAAGGTCTATACCCCGGATATCTCATCGAAAGGCTTTCCGCACTCCGCCGTCAGATAGTCTTCATCGCCAACGacactg CTGGATCAGCTGTTCCCCAATTAAAGCAAGTTCTGGAGGAGTATTTGCCCCTTCTGCTTGGCTTGACTaggaaag AACGGGAAGGTTTCGCCGAATTCAGGTGGACAAGTCTAGATGATGCAGGGGAA GACACCTGTTTGGGAAGCTCTTGGTTTGAACTACTATCTGTCCTCCACATGATGGCTATTCTCTCACTTTCAGAGGCCAACTTATTGCTTATTCCTAAGGGTCAAATGGATGCTTTGGCAAGGAATGTATCAGAAG ACTGCAAGAAGGACGCCATAGATTTATTGTTGAATGCATCAGGGTACTTGGAATTCTGCATTCGAGATATCTTGCCTCACCTGCACCCGGATGTTAA GCAAAGACTGTCAAGAGACTTGCAGGGCAATGTCTTGGAGGCTATTTCCGTCGAAGCTTTGGGTCAG GCAACTGAAATGCAGCTTGGCTTAGCTGTTGAAAGTCAAAAGGCCACTTTGTCTGTAAAGAGGAGGTTAGCATGTGAGCAGATGAGTTATTTTGCCCAG GCTCACAACCTCCTGTCAGGATGTGATGTTACTCATGGATATGGAaagaagcatttgttgttcATAAAATGGAAATACATAGAAGGAAAG GCAGCAGCTTACTACTACCATGGTCTGATCCTGGACAAGGGTAATGAGCCATCCAGTCACATTGGTGCCGTCTGCTGTTTTCTTGCCGCAGAAGAACTTCTTACTGATAGCAAGAAAGCCTGCTTAAGCTTCTGCCTTGCAGCACCTGTAACCAG GTCTCCACCAGTATGGGGTGTTATGAAGCATTTACACCTGAAAGTTCCTGAAGTTGCATCCAGGAAGTATCAAATGTATGGATACCTTTTGGATCAAGAGAA GGCTCTCCAAACACTGCCTGATCTTCCTGATTTCCCGGTATCATTGAGACCTGATGACTACAGTTTGCCAGAAGTGGATCCCGCTTGGGATGTTGAAAGATGGGAACTCCAGGCTCACACGCTTAAGGAGCATCTCAAAGATTGTGAATTTGAGATGGAACCTGAATAA
- the LOC122075805 gene encoding uncharacterized protein LOC122075805 isoform X2: MGCTSSIPEIYAFGKRKKKLNIQEVVVFVPAMRVPVEVDLHRYFKGLYPGYLIERLSALRRQIVFIANDTAGSAVPQLKQVLEEYLPLLLGLTRKEREGFAEFRWTSLDDAGEDTCLGSSWFELLSVLHMMAILSLSEANLLLIPKGQMDALARNVSEDCKKDAIDLLLNASGYLEFCIRDILPHLHPDVKQRLSRDLQGNVLEAISVEALGQATEMQLGLAVESQKATLSVKRRLACEQMSYFAQAHNLLSGCDVTHGYGKKHLLFIKWKYIEGKAAAYYYHGLILDKGNEPSSHIGAVCCFLAAEELLTDSKKACLSFCLAAPVTRSPPVWGVMKHLHLKVPEVASRKYQMALQTLPDLPDFPVSLRPDDYSLPEVDPAWDVERWELQAHTLKEHLKDCEFEMEPE; this comes from the exons ATGGGATGCACTTCTTCCATCCCCGAGATCTACGCATtcgggaagaggaagaagaagctcaACATACAGGAAGTCGTCGTGTTCGTTCCTGCAATGCGGGTTCCTGTAGAGGTGGATCTCCACAGGTATTTTAAAGGTCTATACCCCGGATATCTCATCGAAAGGCTTTCCGCACTCCGCCGTCAGATAGTCTTCATCGCCAACGacactg CTGGATCAGCTGTTCCCCAATTAAAGCAAGTTCTGGAGGAGTATTTGCCCCTTCTGCTTGGCTTGACTaggaaag AACGGGAAGGTTTCGCCGAATTCAGGTGGACAAGTCTAGATGATGCAGGGGAA GACACCTGTTTGGGAAGCTCTTGGTTTGAACTACTATCTGTCCTCCACATGATGGCTATTCTCTCACTTTCAGAGGCCAACTTATTGCTTATTCCTAAGGGTCAAATGGATGCTTTGGCAAGGAATGTATCAGAAG ACTGCAAGAAGGACGCCATAGATTTATTGTTGAATGCATCAGGGTACTTGGAATTCTGCATTCGAGATATCTTGCCTCACCTGCACCCGGATGTTAA GCAAAGACTGTCAAGAGACTTGCAGGGCAATGTCTTGGAGGCTATTTCCGTCGAAGCTTTGGGTCAG GCAACTGAAATGCAGCTTGGCTTAGCTGTTGAAAGTCAAAAGGCCACTTTGTCTGTAAAGAGGAGGTTAGCATGTGAGCAGATGAGTTATTTTGCCCAG GCTCACAACCTCCTGTCAGGATGTGATGTTACTCATGGATATGGAaagaagcatttgttgttcATAAAATGGAAATACATAGAAGGAAAG GCAGCAGCTTACTACTACCATGGTCTGATCCTGGACAAGGGTAATGAGCCATCCAGTCACATTGGTGCCGTCTGCTGTTTTCTTGCCGCAGAAGAACTTCTTACTGATAGCAAGAAAGCCTGCTTAAGCTTCTGCCTTGCAGCACCTGTAACCAG GTCTCCACCAGTATGGGGTGTTATGAAGCATTTACACCTGAAAGTTCCTGAAGTTGCATCCAGGAAGTATCAAAT GGCTCTCCAAACACTGCCTGATCTTCCTGATTTCCCGGTATCATTGAGACCTGATGACTACAGTTTGCCAGAAGTGGATCCCGCTTGGGATGTTGAAAGATGGGAACTCCAGGCTCACACGCTTAAGGAGCATCTCAAAGATTGTGAATTTGAGATGGAACCTGAATAA
- the LOC122076548 gene encoding CASP-like protein 1F1 isoform X2, whose amino-acid sequence MEGGQSKDNRGGEKYRMIPQVLLRTLVIACTLAAACLLFTSKQTTIVYGISFDASYSYEPSSLFFGYANVAACALTLLSLAICCFIHQRWAYFFLFLHDLVVLTVLMAACAGSTAVGQIGRNGNTHSSWMPICDHFAKFCTRVATSVAFSYLAVLMFFALTVLSALRIQAKPI is encoded by the exons ATGGAAGGCGGTCAATCCAAAGACAacagaggaggagaaaaatatCGCATGATACCCCAAGTTTTGCTAAGAACATTGGTGATTGCATGCACATTGGCTGCCGCATGCTTGCTCTTTACCAGCAAACAAACTACTATAGTGTATGGAATATCGTTTGATGCCAGCTACAGTTATGAGCCGTCTTCCCT GTTCTTTGGATATGCAAACGTTGCTGCATGCGCCCTCACCCTGTTATCATTGGCCATTTGTTGCTTCATCCATCAACGATGGGCCTATTTTTTCCTGTTTTTGCATGATTTG GTGGTCTTGACAGTGCTGATGGCTGCTTGTGCTGGATCCACTGCAGTTGGTCAGATTGGTCGTAATGGAAATACCCACTCATCTTGGATGCCTATATGCGACCACTTTGCGAAGTTCTGCACCAGAGTCGCAACTTCTGTTGCTTTCTCTTACTTGGCTGTGTTGATGTTCTTTGCTCTCACTGTGTTATCTGCTCTTCGCATACAAGCCAAGCCAATATGA